In the genome of Rhodoplanes sp. Z2-YC6860, one region contains:
- a CDS encoding invasion associated locus B family protein: MGKIGQGLVRLLPIVALVALWPAGPAFAQGSVKSIHNDWQVRCDTPPGAQGEQCALIQSVTAEDRPNIGLTVIVLKTADKKTRLMRVIAPPGVLLPSGLGLKIDNAEVGRAGFVRCVPNGCVAEVIMDDTLIGKLRSGQQATFIIFQTPEEGIGFPISLKGFGEGFDKLP, from the coding sequence ATGGGCAAAATCGGCCAAGGCTTAGTTCGGCTGCTTCCAATCGTGGCCCTGGTGGCGCTCTGGCCCGCCGGGCCCGCATTCGCCCAGGGCTCGGTCAAGTCGATCCACAACGACTGGCAGGTCCGGTGCGACACTCCGCCCGGCGCCCAGGGCGAACAATGCGCCCTGATCCAGAGCGTCACGGCGGAAGACCGGCCCAATATCGGCCTCACCGTCATCGTGCTGAAGACCGCGGACAAGAAAACCCGGCTGATGCGGGTGATCGCCCCGCCGGGCGTGCTGCTGCCGTCGGGCCTGGGGCTGAAAATCGACAATGCCGAGGTCGGCCGTGCCGGCTTCGTGCGCTGTGTGCCCAACGGCTGCGTTGCCGAAGTGATCATGGACGACACCCTGATCGGCAAGCTGCGCAGTGGGCAACAGGCCACCTTCATCATCTTCCAGACGCCGGAGGAAGGCATCGGCTTTCCGATCAGCCTGAAGGGCTTCGGCGAGGGCTTTGACAAACTGCCCTGA
- a CDS encoding NAD(P)-dependent oxidoreductase yields MNIGFIGLGAMGELIVPRLMAAGHTVTGWNRSRGKAEALIAAGMKWGDTTKAVAATSEIVFSIVTDSAAVKAVALGPDGIVAGLRQGGIYIDMSTIEPDASREVAAQFAKAGSIMLDGPLSGSPVTVKAGQASVMIGGDEAAFERAKPVLLAIGPKVTRIGGNGLACQMKIAVNLLLMVEVICFGEAVALAEKGGVGREVAVDAILKSVAASPVLGYRGPFIIDGRMPAVPLADVTLQQKDMMLALNLGRKLGSPVPLAAAANEMMNACRGLGIDANDFVVAHQVYRRLGGQESGGQDSGGQA; encoded by the coding sequence GTGAACATCGGATTTATCGGCCTGGGGGCCATGGGCGAGCTGATCGTCCCGAGGCTGATGGCGGCCGGACACACGGTCACCGGCTGGAATCGGTCGCGCGGCAAGGCCGAGGCCTTGATCGCAGCCGGGATGAAATGGGGCGACACGACCAAGGCCGTGGCCGCCACATCCGAGATCGTGTTCTCGATCGTGACCGATTCGGCGGCCGTCAAAGCCGTGGCGCTCGGGCCTGACGGCATCGTGGCCGGCCTGCGCCAGGGCGGCATCTATATCGACATGAGCACGATCGAGCCCGACGCAAGCCGGGAGGTCGCGGCGCAATTCGCCAAGGCCGGCTCGATCATGCTCGACGGCCCGCTGTCGGGCAGCCCCGTGACCGTGAAGGCCGGTCAGGCCTCAGTCATGATCGGCGGCGACGAGGCGGCGTTCGAGCGGGCCAAGCCGGTGCTGCTCGCGATCGGCCCCAAGGTCACGCGGATCGGCGGCAACGGCCTCGCCTGCCAGATGAAGATCGCGGTCAATCTGCTGCTGATGGTCGAGGTGATCTGCTTCGGCGAAGCGGTGGCGCTCGCCGAGAAGGGCGGCGTCGGGCGCGAGGTTGCGGTGGATGCGATCCTCAAAAGCGTCGCGGCGTCGCCGGTGCTCGGCTATCGAGGCCCGTTCATCATCGACGGCAGGATGCCGGCGGTGCCGCTCGCCGATGTGACGCTGCAGCAGAAGGACATGATGCTCGCGCTCAACCTCGGCCGAAAGCTCGGCAGCCCGGTGCCGCTCGCGGCCGCCGCCAACGAGATGATGAACGCCTGCCGCGGGCTCGGCATCGACGCCAACGATTTCGTGGTGGCGCACCAGGTGTACCGCCGGCTGGGTGGTCAAGAATCTGGTGGACAGGATTCTGGAGGACAAGCGTGA
- a CDS encoding cupin domain-containing protein, which translates to MTTGKGEKIGSALAKAVKAATGITAATFGGKMFRTNIRDVPKVEGLKRDDGWIDMQVQFLIDKRSAGAGHVVGWTVLKPGASHEQHLHRNCDEFFIVLKGHGHIITDKGLEPSGEGDVVYSPRGVWHGFNNTSNEEVVLVWGWMGAGSIEDSGYENPPGGHKP; encoded by the coding sequence GTGACGACAGGCAAAGGCGAAAAGATCGGCTCCGCACTGGCCAAAGCCGTGAAGGCCGCGACCGGCATCACGGCGGCGACCTTCGGCGGCAAGATGTTCCGCACCAACATCCGCGACGTGCCGAAGGTCGAAGGCCTGAAGCGCGACGACGGCTGGATCGACATGCAGGTGCAATTTTTGATCGATAAGAGGTCTGCCGGCGCCGGTCACGTGGTCGGCTGGACCGTGCTCAAGCCCGGCGCGAGCCACGAGCAGCACCTGCATCGCAACTGCGACGAGTTCTTCATCGTGCTGAAGGGTCACGGCCACATCATCACCGACAAGGGGCTGGAGCCGTCCGGCGAAGGCGACGTGGTCTATTCGCCGCGCGGCGTCTGGCACGGCTTCAACAACACCTCGAACGAGGAGGTGGTGCTGGTCTGGGGCTGGATGGGCGCAGGCTCGATCGAGGACTCCGGCTACGAGAATCCGCCCGGAGGACACAAGCCGTAA
- a CDS encoding fumarylacetoacetate hydrolase family protein, translated as MSATLDDPRIAAGMRAQMDLRKHRFNEGARQVGWKVGFGAPAAMQKLKLTAPVVGFILDRAMLPSGGTVSLSSWQKPAAEAEIAAYIGHDLPATANRDDVRRAVVAIGPAIELADVDSSPDDVEGVLAGNIFQRHVILGQRDIMRQGARLQGLKGRLTRSGENVPVPADLQTNTGDILNVVRHVADVAAAVGDGLRAGQFVICGSLTAPMLLERSDTRVDFALEPIAPILVNFTE; from the coding sequence ATGAGCGCAACGCTCGACGATCCACGCATCGCCGCCGGCATGCGCGCGCAAATGGACTTGCGCAAACACCGCTTCAACGAGGGCGCGCGCCAGGTCGGCTGGAAGGTCGGTTTCGGCGCGCCCGCCGCCATGCAGAAGCTCAAGCTCACGGCGCCGGTCGTGGGATTCATATTGGACCGCGCCATGTTGCCGTCCGGCGGAACGGTGTCGCTGTCCTCCTGGCAGAAGCCCGCCGCCGAGGCGGAGATCGCGGCTTACATCGGCCACGATCTCCCGGCCACCGCCAACCGCGATGACGTGCGGCGCGCCGTGGTCGCCATCGGGCCTGCAATTGAACTCGCCGACGTCGACAGTTCGCCGGACGATGTCGAGGGCGTGCTCGCAGGCAATATCTTCCAGCGCCACGTCATCCTCGGCCAGCGCGACATCATGCGCCAGGGCGCAAGGCTTCAAGGTCTCAAAGGCCGATTGACCCGCAGCGGTGAGAACGTGCCGGTGCCGGCAGATCTTCAGACCAACACCGGCGACATCCTCAATGTCGTGCGCCACGTCGCCGACGTCGCGGCCGCGGTCGGCGACGGGCTGCGCGCCGGACAGTTCGTCATCTGCGGCTCGCTGACGGCGCCGATGCTGCTCGAGCGCAGCGACACCCGCGTCGACTTCGCGCTCGAGCCGATCGCTCCGATCTTGGTGAACTTTACGGAGTGA
- a CDS encoding ArnT family glycosyltransferase encodes MSSDNIAGASAHFPGLAGVAAARPIVPELTFTHVLTALVALTLVRIIGLHFSVVDLFFDEAQYWTWSRELAFGYFSKPPLLAWVIAATDPICGSSEACVRLGSPLIHLGTSLLVYAIADRLYGRQPAAWAALAFALGIGLSFSSRIISTDVPLLFFWAAALLAYLHLMSKPDWRWTLVLGVSFGLGLLSKYAMIYFLLGVAWACIYDRDARALLKRKHIWIALLIGVALLLPNLYWNATHDFLTFKHTGDNISGDGFRFRWTGAGDFIGSQFAVMGPMVFASFLWIVARHLGPRVTPQDKLMLAFAIPPLLLVTALSFVRGANGNWAAPSVISMTVLAVAWWFRFGWKHWLRGTITLGLFMQALLIVSDAFATRINIPALGARGDIYQRTLGWRSLGLRTADLARATGARTVASEGRAETAAEIYYLRDEPVRALSWPVSKIPDHQFDLTRAMDSSAQEPVLFVTYCPVVSRLERFYSEVTPLGDITTSTGPTTKRQFHAFKLTGRKRDIEPIGICSEAAE; translated from the coding sequence GTGAGTTCGGACAATATCGCCGGCGCGTCGGCGCATTTTCCGGGCCTGGCCGGCGTCGCAGCAGCGCGTCCGATCGTGCCGGAACTGACCTTTACCCACGTGCTGACGGCGCTCGTCGCGCTGACCCTGGTCCGGATCATCGGCCTGCATTTCTCTGTGGTCGATCTGTTCTTCGACGAGGCGCAGTACTGGACCTGGTCGCGGGAACTCGCCTTCGGCTATTTCTCCAAGCCGCCGCTCCTGGCCTGGGTGATCGCCGCGACCGATCCGATCTGCGGCAGCAGCGAGGCCTGCGTGCGGCTCGGCTCGCCGCTCATTCATCTGGGCACGAGCCTTCTGGTCTATGCCATCGCCGACAGGCTCTACGGCCGCCAGCCGGCGGCGTGGGCTGCGCTCGCCTTCGCACTGGGCATCGGTCTCAGCTTCTCATCGCGAATCATCTCGACCGACGTGCCGCTCCTGTTCTTCTGGGCCGCGGCGTTGCTCGCCTATCTGCATCTGATGTCGAAGCCGGACTGGCGCTGGACGCTCGTTCTCGGCGTGTCGTTCGGGCTCGGTCTGCTTTCCAAATATGCCATGATCTATTTCCTGCTCGGCGTGGCCTGGGCCTGCATCTACGACCGCGACGCCCGCGCCTTGCTGAAGCGCAAGCACATCTGGATCGCGCTGCTCATCGGCGTGGCGCTGCTGCTGCCCAATCTCTACTGGAACGCCACCCACGATTTTCTCACCTTCAAGCACACCGGCGACAACATCTCGGGCGACGGCTTCCGCTTCCGGTGGACCGGCGCCGGCGATTTCATCGGCTCGCAGTTCGCCGTGATGGGACCGATGGTGTTCGCCTCGTTTCTTTGGATTGTCGCGCGGCATCTCGGTCCGCGGGTCACGCCGCAAGACAAATTGATGCTGGCCTTTGCGATCCCGCCGCTGCTGCTCGTCACGGCACTGTCCTTCGTGCGCGGCGCCAATGGCAATTGGGCGGCGCCGTCGGTGATATCGATGACGGTGCTCGCGGTGGCGTGGTGGTTCCGCTTCGGCTGGAAGCACTGGCTGCGCGGCACCATTACGCTCGGCCTGTTCATGCAGGCCCTGCTGATCGTCAGTGATGCCTTCGCCACCCGCATCAACATTCCGGCGCTGGGCGCCAGGGGCGATATCTATCAACGCACGCTCGGCTGGCGTAGCCTCGGGCTTCGCACCGCGGACCTCGCGCGTGCGACCGGCGCGCGCACGGTGGCATCCGAGGGGCGCGCCGAGACCGCGGCCGAGATCTATTATCTCCGCGACGAGCCGGTGCGCGCGCTGTCCTGGCCGGTCAGCAAGATTCCCGATCATCAGTTCGATCTGACACGGGCGATGGATTCATCGGCGCAGGAGCCGGTGTTGTTCGTCACGTATTGCCCGGTGGTTTCCAGGCTCGAGCGCTTCTACAGCGAGGTGACGCCGCTCGGCGACATCACGACCTCGACCGGGCCGACCACCAAGCGGCAGTTTCACGCCTTCAAGCTCACCGGGCGCAAACGTGACATCGAGCCGATCGGCATCTGCTCTGAAGCAGCGGAGTAG
- a CDS encoding phosphatase PAP2 family protein codes for MAFAGLLIVLAGGIAAAAVWIDPALDLQFAAWFLTPGVRAALAPFYPWFDTVRDCNVALSSAFGIVAGCTLVIKLIRPKQRTLMSLRTSLLVIFTFALAPGLLVNTILKPHSGRPRPAAVVELGGTQRFVQWWDFSGECDGNCSFVSGEAAGAYALLAPAAAAPMPWRPVAIVAVVVYGTAIGVVRMAAAGHFATDIVFAGVFTALIVWLLYGCIYRWPRTPRTEDNLEQFQARRRARTKA; via the coding sequence ATGGCGTTCGCAGGGCTGTTGATCGTTTTGGCCGGAGGTATCGCGGCCGCAGCCGTTTGGATCGACCCGGCGCTCGATCTGCAGTTCGCCGCCTGGTTTCTGACGCCGGGCGTGAGAGCTGCGCTTGCGCCGTTCTATCCATGGTTCGACACTGTGCGCGATTGCAATGTCGCGCTCTCGAGCGCTTTCGGCATCGTCGCCGGTTGCACGCTCGTCATCAAGCTGATCCGGCCAAAGCAACGCACGCTGATGTCGTTGCGCACCTCGCTCCTCGTCATCTTCACGTTCGCACTTGCGCCGGGGCTCCTCGTCAACACCATTTTGAAGCCACATTCCGGCCGGCCGCGGCCGGCCGCCGTCGTCGAACTCGGCGGCACGCAGCGGTTCGTGCAGTGGTGGGATTTCAGCGGCGAATGTGACGGCAACTGTTCCTTCGTTTCCGGTGAGGCCGCGGGCGCCTACGCGCTGCTGGCGCCGGCCGCGGCCGCGCCCATGCCGTGGCGTCCGGTGGCCATCGTGGCGGTGGTCGTCTATGGCACCGCCATCGGCGTGGTGCGGATGGCGGCCGCCGGGCATTTTGCCACAGACATTGTTTTTGCCGGCGTGTTCACGGCCCTGATCGTCTGGCTCCTGTACGGCTGCATCTATCGCTGGCCGCGTACACCGCGCACCGAGGACAACCTCGAACAGTTCCAGGCGCGCCGGCGCGCACGAACGAAGGCGTAG
- the tldD gene encoding metalloprotease TldD, which translates to MNPNASLLDRAGLDKARVGKLIDRGLEGADDGELFLEYKQSEMLVWDNGRLKQATYDTNQGFGLRAVKDEAVGYAHASEVSEGAIARAADAIRAVKGGYSGQYAAAPGRTNVKLYGDENPLEAPGFDAKVKLLETMDAYARARDQRIKQVTASLGASWQVVEIVRPDGQTYRDIRPLVRVNVSVVAASGDRQETGSYGYGGREGYLRFIEGKTWEHAVEEAVRQALLNLDSIPSPAGEMDVVLGAGWAGVMLHEAVGHGLEGDFNRKKTSAFAGLMGQQVAAKGVTVVDDGTIQSRRGSLSIDDEGTPTNRTVLIEDGILVGYMQDRQNARLMGMKPTGNGRRESHAHVPMPRMTNTYMTAGDKDPGEIIASVKNGFFAVNLGGGQVDITSGKYVFNVTEAYKIENGKIGAPLKGAMLIGNGPSDLKRVTMVGNDMKLDTGVGTCGKNGQGVPVGVGQPTLRMDRITVGGTG; encoded by the coding sequence ATGAATCCCAACGCCTCCCTCCTCGACCGTGCCGGCCTCGACAAGGCCCGCGTCGGCAAGCTGATCGACCGCGGCCTCGAAGGCGCCGACGACGGCGAGTTGTTCCTCGAATACAAGCAGTCCGAGATGCTGGTGTGGGACAACGGGCGCCTGAAGCAGGCGACTTACGACACCAACCAGGGCTTTGGGCTTCGCGCCGTCAAGGACGAGGCGGTGGGCTACGCGCACGCCTCGGAGGTGTCGGAGGGGGCGATCGCGCGCGCCGCCGATGCCATCCGCGCCGTCAAGGGCGGCTATTCCGGCCAGTATGCCGCAGCTCCGGGCCGCACCAACGTCAAGCTCTACGGCGACGAGAACCCGCTCGAGGCGCCGGGCTTCGACGCCAAGGTGAAGCTCCTGGAGACCATGGATGCCTATGCGCGCGCAAGGGACCAGCGCATCAAGCAGGTGACCGCAAGCCTTGGCGCATCCTGGCAGGTGGTCGAGATCGTGCGGCCCGACGGCCAGACCTATCGCGACATCCGGCCGCTGGTGCGAGTCAACGTGTCCGTGGTGGCGGCTTCGGGCGACCGGCAGGAGACCGGCTCCTACGGCTATGGCGGCCGCGAGGGCTACCTGCGTTTCATCGAGGGCAAGACCTGGGAGCACGCCGTCGAGGAAGCGGTGCGGCAGGCACTGCTCAATCTCGATTCGATCCCCTCGCCGGCCGGCGAGATGGATGTGGTGCTCGGCGCCGGCTGGGCCGGCGTGATGCTGCACGAAGCTGTCGGCCATGGCCTCGAAGGCGACTTCAATCGCAAGAAGACCTCCGCGTTCGCCGGCCTGATGGGCCAGCAGGTCGCCGCCAAGGGCGTGACCGTGGTCGACGACGGCACCATCCAGAGCCGCCGCGGCTCGCTGTCGATCGACGACGAAGGCACGCCGACCAACCGCACCGTGCTGATCGAGGACGGCATCCTGGTGGGCTACATGCAGGACCGGCAGAATGCACGGCTGATGGGCATGAAGCCGACGGGCAACGGCCGCCGCGAGAGCCACGCGCATGTGCCGATGCCGCGCATGACCAACACCTACATGACCGCAGGCGACAAGGATCCGGGCGAGATCATCGCGTCGGTGAAGAACGGCTTCTTTGCCGTCAACCTCGGCGGCGGCCAGGTCGACATCACCTCGGGCAAGTACGTGTTCAACGTCACCGAGGCCTACAAGATCGAGAACGGCAAGATCGGCGCGCCGCTCAAGGGCGCGATGCTGATCGGCAACGGACCGAGCGATCTCAAGCGCGTCACCATGGTCGGCAACGACATGAAGCTCGACACCGGGGTCGGCACCTGCGGCAAGAACGGCCAGGGCGTACCGGTCGGCGTCGGTCAGCCGACCCTGCGCATGGACCGCATCACGGTCGGCGGGACGGGTTAA
- a CDS encoding PAN domain-containing protein has protein sequence MARLLHGGLLSLVRAFMVAALALFAIVVPAEAQQGFDRPGGDYIRFTVQSADPAVCAARCDRDGRCRAWTFSYPNTAAIGGANAATCWLKHQVTQPKENRCCVSGVKGGGLGENRPGPLETSIDRSGGDYKNFDIQNPPSAEACKKACEDDNRCRAWTYARSGYVGSAARCYLKEKITRPVRKPCCVSGVVR, from the coding sequence TTGGCGCGATTGTTACACGGCGGTCTGTTGAGCCTCGTGCGCGCCTTCATGGTCGCGGCACTGGCGCTTTTCGCAATCGTTGTTCCTGCCGAGGCGCAGCAGGGCTTCGATCGGCCCGGCGGCGACTACATCCGCTTCACGGTGCAATCGGCCGATCCTGCGGTCTGCGCCGCGCGTTGCGACCGCGACGGGCGCTGCCGGGCGTGGACCTTCTCCTATCCCAACACGGCTGCGATCGGCGGCGCCAACGCCGCAACCTGCTGGCTGAAGCATCAGGTGACACAGCCCAAAGAAAATCGCTGCTGCGTGTCGGGCGTCAAAGGCGGCGGGCTCGGTGAGAACCGGCCTGGGCCGCTGGAAACCTCCATCGACCGCTCCGGCGGGGACTACAAGAATTTCGACATCCAGAATCCGCCCAGCGCCGAGGCCTGCAAGAAGGCCTGCGAGGACGACAACCGCTGCAGGGCGTGGACCTACGCGCGCTCTGGCTATGTCGGCAGCGCGGCGCGCTGCTACCTCAAGGAGAAGATCACGCGTCCGGTCCGCAAGCCGTGCTGCGTGTCCGGCGTTGTGAGGTAG
- a CDS encoding DUF1127 domain-containing protein: MPAITSLGIATASPAIKALSALAGRIGQGLKEFADRMKNRRDSFRLADLDDRMLADIGLHRSDLRDAYAGPLWRDPSELLARRAIERRARHGRVATSQHQAVLFRARLTLSYPAAKRSGRHLV, encoded by the coding sequence ATGCCTGCGATCACATCCCTCGGAATTGCCACGGCGTCGCCCGCCATCAAGGCGCTTTCGGCGTTGGCCGGCCGGATCGGCCAGGGCCTCAAGGAATTCGCCGACCGGATGAAGAACCGGCGCGACTCCTTCCGCTTGGCCGATCTCGATGACCGCATGCTTGCCGATATCGGGCTCCACCGCAGCGATCTACGTGACGCTTATGCCGGTCCGCTGTGGCGTGACCCGAGCGAGTTGCTCGCCCGTCGCGCCATCGAGCGCCGCGCGCGTCATGGCCGCGTGGCGACGTCGCAGCATCAGGCCGTCTTGTTCCGGGCGCGGCTGACGCTCAGCTATCCCGCCGCCAAGCGGTCGGGACGCCATTTGGTCTGA
- a CDS encoding LysR substrate-binding domain-containing protein, translating to MSALIDVDQLRTFIAIVETGSFTKAAEVVHKTQSAVSMQMKRLEERLGKPVFARDGRASKLTEDGDRLLDYARRIIKLNVEALAAFDDKELSGRVRLGLPDDYADRYLPEIMARFSRAYPGVELTVLCQPSVDLVELIDSNELDLAIITDCGSSRASEVFRRERLLWVTSNRHSTHLEEPLPLALGRTTCGWRRAAIECLETIGRPHHIAYTSANASAVASAVLSGLAISICPESGLRPGMRVLSPADGFPELPPCRVGLIRNPHEASALADALAEHIISSLDNLSEAAQAAE from the coding sequence ATGAGCGCCCTGATCGACGTCGACCAGTTGCGGACCTTCATCGCAATCGTGGAGACGGGAAGTTTCACCAAAGCCGCCGAGGTGGTCCACAAGACTCAGTCGGCGGTGTCGATGCAGATGAAGCGGCTCGAAGAGCGGCTCGGCAAACCGGTCTTCGCCCGCGACGGCCGCGCCTCCAAGCTCACCGAGGACGGCGACCGGCTGCTCGATTACGCACGGCGGATCATCAAGCTCAACGTCGAGGCGCTGGCCGCCTTCGACGACAAGGAATTGTCCGGCCGCGTGCGGCTCGGACTGCCGGATGATTACGCCGACCGTTATCTGCCCGAGATCATGGCGCGCTTCTCGCGCGCCTATCCGGGCGTGGAATTGACGGTGCTGTGCCAGCCGTCGGTCGATCTTGTCGAGCTGATCGACTCCAACGAGCTCGATCTCGCGATCATCACCGACTGCGGATCGTCGCGCGCGTCGGAGGTGTTCCGGCGAGAGCGGCTGCTGTGGGTGACGTCGAACCGGCATTCGACACATCTCGAAGAGCCGCTGCCGCTCGCGCTCGGCCGCACCACCTGCGGCTGGCGCCGCGCTGCGATCGAATGCCTCGAAACGATCGGCCGGCCGCATCACATCGCCTACACCAGCGCCAATGCGAGCGCGGTGGCGTCGGCGGTGCTATCGGGGCTGGCGATCTCGATCTGCCCGGAATCCGGGCTGCGGCCCGGCATGCGCGTGTTGAGCCCGGCGGACGGATTCCCAGAGTTGCCGCCCTGCCGCGTCGGCCTCATCCGCAATCCGCACGAAGCCTCGGCGCTGGCCGATGCGTTGGCCGAGCACATCATCTCGTCGCTCGACAACCTGTCGGAAGCAGCGCAAGCGGCGGAGTAA
- the ybaK gene encoding Cys-tRNA(Pro) deacylase, whose protein sequence is MAKGTPATSALEKAGIAFKLHEYDYDPNAERIGMQAADALGVSPARLLKTLMAKAGGAVVCVLIASDREVSLKKLAAAAGAKDAAMLPAAEAERITGYHVGGISPLGQRKRARVFIDAPALAHPTIIFNGGRRGLQIEMAPQELVKLLGATAAEIAS, encoded by the coding sequence ATGGCCAAGGGCACGCCCGCGACCTCGGCGCTGGAGAAGGCTGGGATCGCGTTCAAGCTCCATGAGTACGACTACGACCCCAATGCCGAAAGGATCGGTATGCAGGCGGCCGATGCGCTCGGGGTCTCGCCGGCGCGGCTGTTGAAGACGTTGATGGCGAAAGCCGGCGGCGCGGTGGTCTGCGTGCTGATCGCAAGCGACCGCGAGGTGAGCCTGAAGAAGCTTGCCGCCGCGGCCGGCGCGAAAGATGCCGCGATGCTGCCCGCCGCCGAGGCCGAGCGCATCACCGGTTATCATGTCGGCGGCATCTCGCCACTCGGCCAGCGCAAGCGGGCGCGCGTGTTCATCGATGCGCCCGCGCTCGCGCATCCGACCATCATCTTCAATGGCGGGCGGCGTGGCTTGCAGATCGAGATGGCGCCGCAGGAGTTGGTGAAGCTGCTCGGTGCAACGGCGGCTGAAATCGCAAGCTAG
- a CDS encoding glutamate--cysteine ligase, whose amino-acid sequence MARDQIDMTPIRSRDELVAWFEAGCKPKSEFRVGTEHEKFPFRIVDHSPVPYAGSRGIRALLDGMKTILGWDPITEGDNIIGLADVTGGGAISLEPGGQFELSGAPVDNVHQTAGELFAHLAQVREVASPLGIGFLGLGMTPLWRRADIPVMPKGRYKIMTSYMPKVGKYGLDMMYRTCTVQTNHDFSSEADMVLKMRVALALQPVATALFANSPFTEGKPNGFVSFRSEIWRDTDNQRAGMLPFMFEDGAGFERYVDYALDVPMYFIKRGDRYIDVSGKSFRDHLEGKLLPGESATISDWANHVSTIFPEVRLKRYIEMRGSDGGPWRRLPSLPAYWVGLIYDDLNLDACWEIVKDWTAAERQKLRDDVPKLGFKAKIRNRTLLDLAAETLRLAEQGLVRRKRFDRNGRDETRYLRVLQESVARGLTPAEELLEKFHGPWNGSIDPIFFEYAY is encoded by the coding sequence ATGGCCCGCGACCAAATCGATATGACGCCGATCCGATCGCGCGACGAACTCGTTGCGTGGTTCGAAGCGGGCTGCAAGCCGAAGTCGGAATTCCGCGTCGGCACCGAGCACGAGAAGTTCCCGTTCCGCATCGTGGATCATTCGCCGGTGCCTTACGCCGGCTCGCGCGGCATTCGCGCGCTGCTGGATGGCATGAAGACCATCCTCGGCTGGGATCCGATCACGGAGGGCGACAACATCATCGGGCTCGCGGATGTCACCGGCGGCGGTGCGATCTCGCTCGAGCCCGGCGGGCAGTTCGAATTGTCCGGGGCGCCGGTCGACAACGTGCATCAGACCGCGGGCGAATTGTTCGCGCATCTGGCACAGGTGCGCGAGGTGGCGAGTCCGCTCGGCATCGGCTTTCTCGGCCTCGGCATGACGCCGCTCTGGCGGCGCGCCGATATCCCGGTGATGCCCAAGGGCCGCTACAAGATCATGACCTCGTACATGCCGAAGGTCGGCAAGTATGGCCTCGACATGATGTATCGCACCTGCACGGTGCAGACGAACCATGACTTCTCGTCCGAAGCCGACATGGTGCTGAAGATGCGGGTCGCACTCGCGCTGCAGCCGGTCGCGACCGCGCTGTTCGCCAATTCGCCGTTCACCGAGGGCAAGCCTAACGGCTTCGTCTCGTTCCGCTCCGAGATCTGGCGCGACACCGACAATCAGCGCGCCGGCATGCTGCCGTTCATGTTCGAGGACGGCGCGGGCTTCGAGCGCTACGTCGATTACGCGCTCGATGTGCCGATGTATTTCATCAAGCGCGGCGACCGCTACATCGACGTGTCCGGCAAGTCGTTCCGCGATCATCTCGAAGGCAAGCTGCTGCCGGGCGAGAGCGCGACCATCTCGGACTGGGCCAATCACGTCTCGACCATCTTCCCCGAGGTGCGGCTCAAGCGGTACATCGAGATGCGGGGCTCCGACGGCGGGCCGTGGCGGCGGCTGCCGTCGCTGCCGGCCTACTGGGTGGGCCTGATCTACGACGACCTGAATCTCGACGCCTGCTGGGAGATCGTGAAGGACTGGACCGCGGCCGAGCGGCAGAAGCTGCGCGACGATGTGCCCAAGCTCGGCTTCAAGGCCAAGATCCGCAACAGGACGCTGCTCGATCTCGCCGCCGAGACCTTGCGGCTTGCCGAGCAGGGCCTGGTTCGCCGCAAACGCTTCGACCGCAATGGCCGCGACGAGACCCGTTATCTCCGCGTGCTGCAGGAGAGCGTGGCCCGCGGCCTGACGCCCGCCGAGGAGCTGTTGGAGAAATTCCACGGTCCGTGGAACGGCTCGATCGATCCGATCTTCTTCGAATACGCTTATTGA
- a CDS encoding MarR family winged helix-turn-helix transcriptional regulator codes for MSRKPSAETTSCWTRLVRVQQRLLVAVEHDLKKAGFPPLAWYDALLELSRSPHGALRPVELEKQMLLPQYSTSRLIERLVEAGLAERQTCPVDGRGLYVAITQAGRSMQKKMWETYSAAIERHVGSKLSNKDAATLCELLGRLSSCPSP; via the coding sequence ATGAGCCGGAAGCCCTCTGCCGAAACCACCTCATGCTGGACGCGCCTTGTGCGTGTGCAGCAACGTTTGCTGGTCGCGGTCGAGCACGACCTGAAAAAAGCAGGCTTTCCGCCGCTCGCCTGGTACGACGCGCTGCTGGAACTGTCCCGTTCGCCGCATGGCGCATTGCGTCCGGTCGAGCTGGAAAAGCAGATGCTGCTGCCGCAATACTCCACATCACGATTGATTGAACGGCTGGTGGAGGCGGGGCTTGCCGAGCGCCAGACCTGTCCGGTCGACGGCCGCGGCCTCTATGTCGCGATCACCCAGGCGGGGCGCAGCATGCAGAAGAAAATGTGGGAGACATATTCCGCCGCTATCGAGCGCCACGTCGGGTCGAAGCTCTCCAACAAGGACGCAGCGACCCTCTGCGAATTGCTCGGGCGGCTCAGTTCGTGTCCCTCTCCGTGA